In Thermodesulfovibrio aggregans, the following proteins share a genomic window:
- a CDS encoding twin-arginine translocase TatA/TatE family subunit — translation MFGLGTQELMIILVIVIILFGATRLPQIGRGIGEAIRNFKKATSEKDEIDVTPKKEDESKK, via the coding sequence ATGTTTGGCTTAGGAACACAGGAGTTAATGATAATTCTTGTAATAGTCATAATTCTTTTTGGAGCAACAAGACTACCACAGATTGGAAGAGGAATTGGAGAAGCCATAAGAAACTTTAAAAAAGCCACATCTGAAAAGGATGAGATTGATGTAACTCCAAAAAAGGAAGATGAGAGCAAAAAATAG
- the mobA gene encoding molybdenum cofactor guanylyltransferase, which produces MQWSSKIALTGVILAGGKSSRMKINKCLLSLDNKKLVDILLTNLKEVFEEVFIVTNSPEFYFYTGIPVLGDIYPFKGPMAGIHVALKNSRYDVFAFACDMPFVKKEIVYFLSEKHANRKTPITVARYREKIYPLPGIYSKDILNELENLLKQDKLSMMKLIEDVKAQVVDVANLDEEGLSFININTEEDLKILTEEGKKCLA; this is translated from the coding sequence GTGCAGTGGTCATCTAAAATAGCTCTTACAGGTGTAATACTCGCAGGTGGAAAATCATCACGGATGAAGATCAATAAATGTTTGCTCTCTTTAGATAATAAAAAGCTCGTTGATATTCTTCTTACCAATTTAAAGGAAGTATTTGAAGAAGTTTTCATTGTTACAAACTCTCCAGAGTTTTACTTTTATACAGGAATCCCTGTGCTTGGAGACATTTATCCTTTCAAAGGACCAATGGCAGGAATTCATGTGGCATTGAAAAATTCCAGATACGATGTATTTGCCTTTGCATGCGATATGCCTTTTGTTAAAAAAGAAATTGTTTATTTCCTGAGCGAAAAACATGCTAATAGGAAAACTCCTATTACTGTTGCTCGCTATAGAGAGAAAATTTATCCTTTACCAGGAATTTACTCTAAGGATATATTGAATGAATTGGAAAATCTGCTCAAACAGGACAAACTCAGCATGATGAAACTCATTGAGGATGTTAAAGCTCAGGTAGTTGATGTTGCAAATTTGGATGAAGAAGGGTTATCTTTTATTAACATAAATACAGAGGAAGACTTAAAAATTCTTACAGAGGAGGGCAAAAAATGTTTGGCTTAG
- the amrB gene encoding AmmeMemoRadiSam system protein B — translation MLRRKPAVAGYFYPSNPKELIYEIEEYIPAQERINCYGAICPHAGYVYSGHVAGLVYSKMIPKEIFILLGPNHTGYGADISLMREGEWEIPLGSLKINEELASKILSYSSAKEDFQAHVYEHSLEVQLPFIYKLNPKAQIVPITLKMLSLEECFNLSQGIARAVKELGLESRVVIISSTDMSHYLPDDLARKVDALAIEKIKAFDPQGLYNTVMEHKISMCGIIPTTVMLQTTKLLGAKEVQIIKYTTSAEVSRDYNRVVGYLGAVVI, via the coding sequence ATGTTAAGGAGAAAGCCAGCAGTAGCAGGATATTTTTATCCATCTAATCCTAAAGAGCTTATCTATGAAATTGAAGAATACATACCCGCTCAGGAAAGAATCAACTGCTATGGTGCAATATGTCCTCATGCAGGATATGTTTACTCTGGCCATGTAGCAGGTTTAGTATATTCAAAAATGATACCAAAAGAAATATTCATTCTTCTTGGACCAAATCATACCGGTTATGGAGCAGATATTTCTTTGATGAGAGAGGGAGAGTGGGAAATACCCTTAGGAAGTTTAAAGATTAATGAAGAACTTGCAAGTAAAATCCTGAGTTACTCTTCTGCAAAAGAAGACTTTCAGGCTCATGTTTACGAGCATTCCTTAGAGGTTCAGCTCCCGTTTATTTATAAGCTAAATCCTAAAGCTCAGATTGTACCAATAACATTGAAGATGCTTTCTCTTGAGGAATGTTTCAATCTATCACAGGGAATTGCCAGGGCAGTTAAAGAACTTGGACTTGAAAGTAGAGTTGTTATCATTTCAAGCACAGATATGAGTCACTATTTACCCGATGATCTGGCGAGAAAGGTGGATGCACTGGCTATTGAAAAAATAAAAGCCTTTGATCCTCAGGGACTTTACAATACTGTAATGGAGCATAAGATATCAATGTGCGGAATAATTCCAACAACAGTTATGCTTCAGACAACAAAGCTTCTTGGTGCAAAGGAAGTTCAGATCATTAAATACACTACCTCTGCTGAGGTAAGCAGAGACTATAACAGAGTTGTAGGATATCTTGGTGCAGTGGTCATCTAA
- the dnaB gene encoding replicative DNA helicase: MAYLQEIESTALRLPPQSLEAEQAVLGAIILEGEAITKAIEILSPEDFYSERHRKIYQAMLELFDRNEPIDLITLTEHLRDKGELEDVGGVSYLGTLTTVVPTAANIRYHAKLVREKALLRSLIRACTEIVTKVYEEPEDAEEMIDFAERLIFEISEKRTNTSFYHMKDVVKNTFKIIESMYEKKAVITGIPSGFKDLDALTSGFQPGDLIIIGGRPGMGKTAFSLNIAQHVGVELGEPVAFFSLEMSKEQIAMRLLSSIAMVNSSALRKGFITKRDWERITDAAVKLSEAPIYIDDSSQMSVLEIRAKARRLKMEKGRLGLVIIDYLQLMRSRNTYDVREQEIADISRSLKAMAKELKVPVIALSQLNRSVEKSSDKRPTLANLRESGAIEQDADVIIFLYRDEVYNRKNAANKGRAEVIVAKQRNGPTDTVLLTFLQDYTRFLDYTDMYTGTEIEEEV; the protein is encoded by the coding sequence ATGGCTTATTTACAGGAAATAGAAAGTACTGCTCTCAGGCTTCCTCCGCAAAGCCTTGAAGCTGAACAGGCTGTTCTTGGTGCAATAATTCTTGAGGGAGAAGCAATAACAAAAGCAATTGAAATACTCTCTCCTGAAGACTTCTACAGTGAAAGACATAGAAAGATCTATCAGGCAATGCTTGAGCTTTTTGACAGAAATGAGCCGATCGATCTCATTACTCTGACAGAACATCTAAGGGATAAGGGAGAACTTGAAGATGTTGGAGGAGTTAGTTATCTCGGAACTCTCACTACAGTTGTCCCTACTGCAGCGAATATAAGATATCATGCCAAGCTGGTAAGAGAAAAAGCCTTACTGAGATCACTTATCCGTGCCTGCACAGAGATTGTTACAAAGGTTTATGAAGAACCCGAAGACGCTGAAGAAATGATTGATTTTGCTGAAAGATTGATTTTTGAAATCTCAGAGAAACGAACAAATACGAGTTTTTATCATATGAAAGATGTCGTTAAAAACACATTTAAGATAATAGAAAGCATGTATGAGAAAAAGGCAGTAATAACTGGAATTCCTTCAGGTTTCAAAGATCTTGATGCATTGACATCAGGTTTTCAGCCGGGTGACCTCATAATTATTGGTGGAAGACCGGGAATGGGAAAAACTGCTTTTTCGTTGAATATTGCCCAGCATGTTGGAGTTGAACTTGGAGAACCGGTTGCCTTCTTCAGCCTTGAAATGTCAAAAGAACAGATTGCAATGAGACTTCTCAGTAGCATAGCAATGGTTAACTCATCAGCACTGAGAAAGGGATTTATAACCAAGAGAGACTGGGAGCGTATAACAGACGCAGCAGTTAAGCTCAGTGAAGCTCCTATTTATATTGACGATTCATCTCAGATGAGCGTTCTTGAAATTAGAGCAAAGGCAAGAAGACTTAAGATGGAAAAAGGTCGACTCGGATTGGTTATCATAGACTATCTTCAGCTTATGAGAAGCAGAAATACATATGATGTAAGAGAACAGGAAATAGCCGACATATCCCGTTCACTTAAAGCTATGGCAAAGGAACTTAAAGTACCTGTAATTGCACTAAGTCAGCTAAATCGTTCAGTAGAAAAAAGCTCTGACAAAAGACCAACCCTTGCTAACTTAAGGGAATCAGGCGCAATTGAGCAGGATGCAGATGTAATAATCTTTCTTTACAGAGACGAAGTATACAACAGGAAAAATGCTGCTAATAAAGGAAGGGCTGAGGTAATTGTAGCCAAACAAAGAAATGGTCCCACTGACACGGTTCTTCTTACTTTTCTACAGGATTATACGAGATTCCTTGATTATACTGATATGTACACAGGTACAGAAATAGAAGAGGAAGTGTAA
- the rplI gene encoding 50S ribosomal protein L9 yields the protein MKVILKEDVHGLGKAGQIINVKDGYARNFLLPRGLALIADEKNLKALEYQKKKFEEEAKKKRQDAESIAERLGALNLVIKAKAGEDQKLFGSITAKDIAEALQNQGFSIDKKQINILEPIKRLGEYEVEVKLHSNVTAKLKVNVVGE from the coding sequence ATGAAAGTAATTCTCAAAGAGGATGTTCATGGATTGGGTAAGGCTGGTCAAATTATTAATGTAAAAGATGGATATGCAAGAAACTTTCTTTTACCAAGAGGTCTTGCCCTGATTGCCGATGAGAAAAACTTGAAAGCTCTTGAGTATCAGAAGAAAAAATTTGAAGAAGAAGCTAAGAAAAAGCGTCAGGATGCAGAGTCAATTGCAGAAAGACTTGGTGCTCTTAATCTTGTAATTAAAGCAAAAGCTGGTGAAGATCAAAAACTTTTTGGTTCTATTACAGCAAAAGACATAGCAGAGGCTTTACAAAATCAGGGTTTTTCAATTGACAAAAAACAAATCAATATACTAGAGCCTATCAAAAGATTAGGAGAGTATGAAGTAGAGGTTAAACTTCACTCAAATGTAACTGCAAAGTTAAAAGTTAATGTCGTAGGAGAATAA